The stretch of DNA ATCATCGCGGAGGGCGCGCGCGCCTTCGGCCGCCAGTGCATCGTGCTCTCGATGCAGGTGCAGCGCCGCGCGGCAAACGGCGTCTTCCCTTCCGGCTGCGAGGTCGTGATCGACGGTGGGCGCACGCCCACCGGCCGCGACGCGCTCGCCTGGGCGCAGGAGGGGGCGCGGCTGGGCGCCGGCGAGCTCTGTATCAATTCAATCGATCGCGACGGCACCAAGCTCGGCTACGACCTCGAACTGACGCGGCTGATCAGCGAGAACGTGCCGATTCCCGTGATCGCCTCGGGCGGCGCCGGCGAGCCGCGTCACCTGCTCGAAGCCTTCACGCGCGGCGCCGCCGACGCCGCGATCGTCGCCTCGATTGTGCACTACGGCGAGCACCCAATCCCGCAGCTCAAACAATATCTCAAGGGCTACGGCGTCGAGATTCGCGACGCCGTGGGATCGCATAGGAGCGCCCATTGAAAATCGCACTGGTGGTTTCGGACTTCAACTTCGACGTCACCTCCCTGATGCTCGAGCGGGCGCGGCGCCACGCGGAGTTTCTCGGCGCGGAGGTCAGCCAGGTCATCCATGTGCCCGGCGTTTTCGACATGCCGCTCGCGGTCAAGAAGCTGCTCAAGCGCAAGGACGTTGACGGCGTCGCGATCCTCGGCGCGGTGATCAAGGGCGACACCAATCATGACGAGCTGATCACGGCGCCGGTGGCGGGCGCCGCGGTCAACCTGGCGCTGCAGTTCGACAAGCCCATCGGCCTGGGGATCACGGGTCCCGGGATGGATCGGATGCAGGCGCTCGATCGCATCGACAATGCCAAGAACGCGGTCGAATCCGTGGTGCGGCTGCATAAGCTGGTCAAGGAGATCGGCGACTAGCCACGCAGGTGGAGCTTGGCTGTCGCTCCGCCAACTAAGAATTTTGACGCAGCTCCAGGGGGCGGGCGAGTCCGCGAGCCGCGGCCTTGGTCAAGACTCGCCTGCTCGATTCGGCGCGCGGCGCGCCTCCGCTAGTGTCCTGTGCAAAAATGCGTCGGTGCGGATTGAGGATTCGTGAGGCGGTTCCTATACTCGATGCCGTGGTGGTGAATACGGGCGAGGGCGGGACGGCGCGCGCGCAAACGTTTTCGACGCGCGCGGCTGCGCGGATTCTCGCCGTCTCTCCCGATCGCATCCGCTATTGGGTCAAACATCAGCTCGTGAGCCCTGCGGCCAAACGCGGCCGCCGTCATCGCTTCGCTTTCAACGACCTCCTCCTGATGCGGATGGCGAAGGAGCTGCTGCCGAGCCGCGCGCATCTGAAATCATTTCGGCTGCGCTTCGACGGCATTGCCCGTTATTTCGGTGCGCGCCGGCCCCTCACCTCGCTCAATCTGCGAAGCGAGAATGGGCAAATCCTGGTGCGCGACGGCAATCTCGTATTCGAGGCGGAGAGCGGGCAGTTGCTGCTCTGGCCCGCGGGCGAACGGCCGACCGGCAAGATCGAGGATGGCTTCGGGCCGGCGCGCCTGCGCGCCCGCTTTGAAGAGGCGCGGCGGCTCGCCGAGTCCGATCCGCTGCGCGCGCTGATGCTCTACAACGATCTTATCGGGCGCGAGCCGCGAAACTTCGAGGTCCATCTGCAGATGGCGGCGCTGCTCGAGCGTGAGGGCGATCTCGTCGGCGCGATGCGCCATCTACACGGCGCCGCGATGCTCGTGCCGGCCAACGCCGAGGTCCATCTGCGCCTGGGTTTGCTCCAGCGCAAACGCGAGGAATTCGAGCTCGCCTTGCAGAGTTTCCAGCGCGCCACTGAATGTGATCCGCTGGTCGCCGAGGCCCATCGCAACCTCGTCGAGCTCTACGAACGGATCGGGCGCAAACGCGACGCCCTGCGCCACCTCAGCACACTCCATCGCCTCAGCCGCGACAACTAATGGACTGTAACAACTGAAACAATAGTAGGATACTCGGGTGCATCGGTAACACGGTTGTTTTGTCGAAAATGGCGGATGCGGAACTCCGTCAGCGCGCCGTGATTGCGGCCGATGGCGCGCAGCGTTTGACATCACTGCGGGCTATGCGCAGTCGGAAAGGAGCCTTCGTATAGAAAGTCCCGCAGGGGCAAGGTTTTCCGTGACTGCGGTTTCGGCAGCAGGAAACAGAGGATTGCCCGGCGACCAAAGCTCGATGCTGTCCGAATGCTGCTCGTAGTAAGCTGCGTCAGTCGTGACGCGGAATTGCCCGGGCTTTCCGGGTGCGAGATAGCTGTGCTCGCGAGCGCCCATTGACTAGATTTCGATTCCGGGCGGCAGCACTCCAGGCCCCCGGATAACGAGGTCGAGGTCATCGAGCGAAAGCGTTGGCAGCGCGCGCTCCGGTTCGATGAAATCTTCGTCAATTGCTGCGACGTTTACATCTCGTATGCAAACGGATCAAACTCTTCGAAGGCGTGGTCGGGCGGCTTCAACCGATATTGGCGCGGCTGCCGAGCCTCATCGGCGAAACCGTGCTGCTTAGGCACGCAAGCGATCCGCAAAGCAGGCGAAACCTCGCCGACAGAATCGACGCCGAAGCGAAGACCGCACGCATAGGATTCCAGGGGAGGTCATAATTCATGAGTGCGCCGCAGAATTGAAAATTGAGTCCTTCCGCGGCCGCGTCCGAGCAGACGAGTACGTCGGCCTTGCCTTCTCGGAATCGCCGCTTGATGTCGTCGTGCGAGACCGTCCGCCATGTCCCATCTGGATCACGGATTTCGCCGCCGCGGCCGGAAAAGCAGATCACGCGCAGGTCGCTGTCGCGCGCCCGCTCCGCGCGAATGAAATCCATCGTGTCCGTGTATTGCGTGAAGACCATCACTTGCGCGTACCCGTCTACGCGCAGATCGGCGAGCACCCTCTTCAGCTCTTCAATCTTGCTATCGGGCGGCAACTTGCGCACGTGCGAATAGGGTCTCGATCTCCGCCCGCTCCTGCACTGCGAGTCCCTCGCGCTCACGCGCGATGCAGGAGCTCCAGCCGATCCTCGCCTCACTCGGACGCGGCGCCGAAGCCTTCGCCCAGCGGGCGCTGTATGGCTCTCCCGCCGACATGATCGCGCAGCTCGAGCCCTATATCGCGCGCGGCCTCGATAAATTCGTGCTCTGGCCGGTGGCCGAGCCCGAGGCCTGGGCCAATCAGGTCGAGCTCATCGGCCGCGAAGTCCGCGACCCACTACACCCGCCACCCCCCGCGCCGCTAGCATTGAGCGATCGAAGCGTTGCCTCGTGGCAGGCCGTTTATACGCGGCCGCGCATAGCGCCTGTCGGGAACGCTGGTGTCGCGCCGAGCCTATGAAAGCTTGATACGTCACTTTTACTTTTGATACGCGCAGCCTTTTGACAAGTCGGCTTCTGAGCACGATTCAAACACTTTGCTTTTTCCGTTTGCAATAAGAAACGGTGTTGTGCGAGTGTTGAACCTTAGTGCTGCTTAATGATTCAGAAAGAAACCATTCGGTCTATATCGTGAGTTGAGAACCCAGAGGCGGAATTAAGGAGGACGATTATGGAAGGAAACGTCTCTGCGCAACGCCACTTGAGCGCTCCTTCTCCAGCGAGTGTACCGCATGGATCCACTGAGGTAGCCAGAGCGCGGTCCGAAGTAGACGGCGCTCGGCGGGCCAGCACTAGAGATGGCAGGCAGGCATCACCCATGCCTATCGGCATCTTAGCCGCAACTGGAATGGGACAACCTCGGCAGATTAAACTGACTACCCAGAGTCAGTTGGCCACCCTGACATTGTTCAGCCAGG from Candidatus Binataceae bacterium encodes:
- the hisF gene encoding imidazole glycerol phosphate synthase subunit HisF, with the translated sequence MIAKRIIPCLDVRAGKVTKGVQFLENIDVGDPVAMARYYYEQGADEIVFYDITASNERRGIMLEVVRAVAREIFIPFSVGGGLRTVDDLRAVLLAGAEKVSIDSGAVRDPAIIAEGARAFGRQCIVLSMQVQRRAANGVFPSGCEVVIDGGRTPTGRDALAWAQEGARLGAGELCINSIDRDGTKLGYDLELTRLISENVPIPVIASGGAGEPRHLLEAFTRGAADAAIVASIVHYGEHPIPQLKQYLKGYGVEIRDAVGSHRSAH
- the ribH gene encoding 6,7-dimethyl-8-ribityllumazine synthase, translated to MKIALVVSDFNFDVTSLMLERARRHAEFLGAEVSQVIHVPGVFDMPLAVKKLLKRKDVDGVAILGAVIKGDTNHDELITAPVAGAAVNLALQFDKPIGLGITGPGMDRMQALDRIDNAKNAVESVVRLHKLVKEIGD
- a CDS encoding MerR family transcriptional regulator: MNTGEGGTARAQTFSTRAAARILAVSPDRIRYWVKHQLVSPAAKRGRRHRFAFNDLLLMRMAKELLPSRAHLKSFRLRFDGIARYFGARRPLTSLNLRSENGQILVRDGNLVFEAESGQLLLWPAGERPTGKIEDGFGPARLRARFEEARRLAESDPLRALMLYNDLIGREPRNFEVHLQMAALLEREGDLVGAMRHLHGAAMLVPANAEVHLRLGLLQRKREEFELALQSFQRATECDPLVAEAHRNLVELYERIGRKRDALRHLSTLHRLSRDN
- a CDS encoding C-terminal helicase domain-containing protein; this translates as MPPDSKIEELKRVLADLRVDGYAQVMVFTQYTDTMDFIRAERARDSDLRVICFSGRGGEIRDPDGTWRTVSHDDIKRRFREGKADVLVCSDAAAEGLNFQFCGALMNYDLPWNPMRAVFASASILSARFRLLCGSLACLSSTVSPMRLGSRANIG